A single window of Vigna radiata var. radiata cultivar VC1973A chromosome 4, Vradiata_ver6, whole genome shotgun sequence DNA harbors:
- the LOC106759506 gene encoding UDP-glucuronic acid decarboxylase 6 isoform X1 produces MIWELISVQTMATDSSNGNGHHQTTTTKTPPSPSPLRFSKFFQSNMRILVTGGAGFIGSHLVDRLMENEKNEVIVADNYFTGSKDNLKKWIGHPRFELIRHDVTEPLLIEVDQIYHLACPASPIFYKYNPVKTIKTNVIGTLNMLGLAKRVGARILLTSTSEVYGDPLVHPQPESYWGNVNPIGVRSCYDEGKRVAETLMFDYHRQHGIEIRIARIFNTYGPRMNIDDGRVVSNFIAQALRGESLTVQSPGTQTRSFCYVSDLVDGLIRLMEGPNTGPINLGNPGEFTMIELAETVKELINPDVEIKMVENTPDDPKQRKPDITKAKELLGWEPKVKLRDGLPLMEENFRLRLGVDKKK; encoded by the exons CTGTCCAAACAATGGCAACGGATTCTTCCAATGGTAATGGACATCACCAGACGACAACAACAAAGACACCTCCTTCACCATCTCCCCTGCGCTTTTCCAAATTTTTTCAG TCCAACATGAGGATCTTGGTCACTGGAGGAGCTGGATTCATTGGATCTCACTTAGTTGACAGAttgatggaaaatgaaaaaaatgag GTCATTGTTGCTGACAACTACTTCACTGGATCCAAGGACAACCTCAAAAAATGGATTGGCCATCCAAGATTTGAGCTTATCCGTCATG ATGTCACGGAGCCTTTGCTGATAGAGGTTGATCAGATCTACCATCTTGCATGCCCTGCCTCTCCTATATTCTACAAATACAATCCAGTGAAG ACTATAAAGACTAATGTCATAGGCACTCTCAATATGCTTGGGCTTGCAAAGAGAGTAGGAGCAAG GATTTTGCTTACATCAACTTCTGAGGTATATGGAGATCCTCTTGTGCACCCTCAACCTGAAAGCTATTGGGGCAATGTTAACCCTATTG GAGTCCGTAGTTGTTATGATGAGGGGAAACGGGTGGCTGAAACTTTGATGTTTGATTACCATAGGCAGCATGGGATTG AAATACGCATTGCAAGAATCTTTAACACATATGGACCACGCATGAATATTGACGATGGGCGTGTTGTTAGCAATTTCATTGCTCAAGCACTTCG GGGGGAGTCCTTGACAGTCCAAAGTCCAGGAACTCAAACTCGAAGTTTCTGTTATGTCTCTGACCTG GTTGATGGTCTTATTCGCCTCATGGAAGGGCCAAACACCGGGCCAATTAACCTTGGAAACCCCG GTGAATTTACAATGATTGAACTTGCTGAGACTGTGAAAGAG CTTATCAATCCTGATGTTGAGATCAAGATGGTGGAGAACACTCCTGATGATCCGAAACAAAGAAAACCAGACATAACAAAAGCAAAAGAATTGTTGGGATGGGAGCCAAAGGTGAAGTTGAGGGATGGTCTTCCTCTTATGGAAGAAAATTTCCGTCTGAGGCTTGGAGTTGACAAGAAGAAGTAG
- the LOC106759506 gene encoding UDP-glucuronic acid decarboxylase 6 isoform X2, with the protein MATDSSNGNGHHQTTTTKTPPSPSPLRFSKFFQSNMRILVTGGAGFIGSHLVDRLMENEKNEVIVADNYFTGSKDNLKKWIGHPRFELIRHDVTEPLLIEVDQIYHLACPASPIFYKYNPVKTIKTNVIGTLNMLGLAKRVGARILLTSTSEVYGDPLVHPQPESYWGNVNPIGVRSCYDEGKRVAETLMFDYHRQHGIEIRIARIFNTYGPRMNIDDGRVVSNFIAQALRGESLTVQSPGTQTRSFCYVSDLVDGLIRLMEGPNTGPINLGNPGEFTMIELAETVKELINPDVEIKMVENTPDDPKQRKPDITKAKELLGWEPKVKLRDGLPLMEENFRLRLGVDKKK; encoded by the exons ATGGCAACGGATTCTTCCAATGGTAATGGACATCACCAGACGACAACAACAAAGACACCTCCTTCACCATCTCCCCTGCGCTTTTCCAAATTTTTTCAG TCCAACATGAGGATCTTGGTCACTGGAGGAGCTGGATTCATTGGATCTCACTTAGTTGACAGAttgatggaaaatgaaaaaaatgag GTCATTGTTGCTGACAACTACTTCACTGGATCCAAGGACAACCTCAAAAAATGGATTGGCCATCCAAGATTTGAGCTTATCCGTCATG ATGTCACGGAGCCTTTGCTGATAGAGGTTGATCAGATCTACCATCTTGCATGCCCTGCCTCTCCTATATTCTACAAATACAATCCAGTGAAG ACTATAAAGACTAATGTCATAGGCACTCTCAATATGCTTGGGCTTGCAAAGAGAGTAGGAGCAAG GATTTTGCTTACATCAACTTCTGAGGTATATGGAGATCCTCTTGTGCACCCTCAACCTGAAAGCTATTGGGGCAATGTTAACCCTATTG GAGTCCGTAGTTGTTATGATGAGGGGAAACGGGTGGCTGAAACTTTGATGTTTGATTACCATAGGCAGCATGGGATTG AAATACGCATTGCAAGAATCTTTAACACATATGGACCACGCATGAATATTGACGATGGGCGTGTTGTTAGCAATTTCATTGCTCAAGCACTTCG GGGGGAGTCCTTGACAGTCCAAAGTCCAGGAACTCAAACTCGAAGTTTCTGTTATGTCTCTGACCTG GTTGATGGTCTTATTCGCCTCATGGAAGGGCCAAACACCGGGCCAATTAACCTTGGAAACCCCG GTGAATTTACAATGATTGAACTTGCTGAGACTGTGAAAGAG CTTATCAATCCTGATGTTGAGATCAAGATGGTGGAGAACACTCCTGATGATCCGAAACAAAGAAAACCAGACATAACAAAAGCAAAAGAATTGTTGGGATGGGAGCCAAAGGTGAAGTTGAGGGATGGTCTTCCTCTTATGGAAGAAAATTTCCGTCTGAGGCTTGGAGTTGACAAGAAGAAGTAG
- the LOC106758064 gene encoding ACT domain-containing protein ACR9: protein MMGVSGVDDDVVQIQHPNKPGDPFIVTVNCPDKTGLACDICSIILDFGLCIFKGDVSTDGVWCYVVLWVIPQSLLLPMNSSYLILKERLQGICPPCLASFYLVQQPSRSSPVYLLKFCCLDRKGLLHDVTKVLSELELTIQKVKVTTTPDGRVLDLFFVTDNRELLHTRKRQDETCERLNAVLRDSCISCELQLAGSEYEYNQGISSLSPALAEELFRCELSDNEVRSQALSPDMAKLKKTIVTLDNSLSPAHTLVQIRCADHKGLLYDIMRTLKDMNIKISYGRFSPNSMGYRELDIFIQQKEGKKILDLEKQTALCSRLKLEMLHPLRVIIANRGPDTELLVANPVELSGKGRPRVFYDVTFALKTLGICVFSAEVGRHSTSEREWEVYRFLLDENCEFQLTGVAAKNKIVNKVRRTLMGW from the exons ATGATGGGAGTCTCCGGCGTCGATGACGACGTCGTTCAAATCCAGCATCCGAACAAGCCCGGTGACCCTTTCATCGTCACCGTCAATTGCCCCGACAAGACCGGCCTCGCTTGCGATATCTGCAGTATCATTCTCGATTTCGGTCTCTGCATTTTCAAAGGAG ATGTTTCAACCGATGGAGTTTGGTGTTATGTTGTGTTGTGGGTTATTCCACAGTCCCTGTTGCTTCCGATGAATTCCTCTTATCTGATCCTCAAAGAACGACTTCAGGGAATATGTCCTCCTTGTTTAGCCTCCTTTTATCTCGTCCAACAGCCTTCCAGATCTTCTCCTGTCTATCTGTTGAAATTCTGTTGCCTTGATCGAAAGGGGTTGTTACACG ATGTAACAAAAGTACTCTCGGAGCTTGAACTTACCATTCAAAAGGTGAAAGTGACCACAACACCGGATGGTAGAGTGTTGGACCTGTTTTTCGTGACAGATAACAG ggAACTCTTACACACGAGAAAGCGACAAGATGAGACATGTGAAAGACTGAATGCTGTTCTGCGAGACTCGTGTATCAGCTGTGAACTTCAATTGGCGGGTTCAGAGTATGAATATAATCAGGGTATCTCTTCTCTGTCTCCTGCGTTAGCTGAGGAGTTATTTCGATGTGAGTTATCAGATAATGAAGTCCGTTCTCAAGCTCTTAGCCCTGATATGGCAAAGTTGAAGAAAACCATCGTAACACTAGACAATTCCTTAAGCCCAGCTCACACGCTAGTTCAAATACGATGTGCTGATCACAAGGGTCTTCTTTATGACATTATGAGAACATTGAAGGACATGAATATAAAG ATTTCATACGGCCGATTTTCACCCAATTCCATGGGATATCGTGAGTTAGATATATTTATTCAgcagaaagaaggaaaaaagattTTGGATCTGGAGAAGCAGACTGCACTATGCTCTCGTTTGAAACTGGAAATGCTTCATCCATTGCGAGTAATCATTGCCAACCGAGGACCAGATACCGAACTGTTGGTCGCTAATCCAGTTGAGCTATCTGGAAAAGGAAGACCTCGAGTTTTTTATGATGTCACCTTCGCTCTCAAAACACTTGGAATTTGTGTTTTCTCG GCTGAAGTAGGAAGGCATTCAACTTCAGAGCGTGAATGGGAGGTGTACAGATTTCTCTTGGATGAGAACTGTGAGTTTCAATTAACAGGTGTTGCTGCTAAAAATAAGATTGTAAATAAGGTTAGAAGAACCTTAATGGGTTGGTAA
- the LOC106758579 gene encoding histone H2A, protein MDAGGKIKKGAGGRKGGGPKKKPVAKSVRAGLQFPVGRIGRYLKKGRYSQRVGTGAPVYLAAVLEYLAAEVLELAGNAARDNKKNRIIPRHVLLAVRNDEELGKLLAGVTIAHGGVLPNINPVLLPKKNEKASKEPKSPSKATKSPKKA, encoded by the exons ATGGACGCCGGTGGAAAGATTAAGAAAGGCGCCGGAGGAAGAAAGGGCGGTGGGCCAAAGAAGAAGCCGGTCGCAAAGTCCGTGAGGGCCGGTCTCCAATTCCCCGTTGGAAGAATTGGGCGTTACTTGAAGAAAGGAAGGTACTCGCAGCGTGTTGGAACCGGTGCACCAGTATATTTGGCTGCTGTACTTGAATACCTAGCTGCTGAG GTTCTTGAATTGGCTGGTAATGCTGCTCGTGACAACAAGAAGAACAGGATTATTCCTAGACATGTGCTTCTGGCTGTGAGGAACGATGAAGAATTGGGGAAATTGCTTGCTGGAGTCACAATTGCTCACGGTGGTGTGCTGCCCAACATTAACCCTGTTTTGTTGCCTAAGAAGAATGAGAAGGCTTCCAAGGAACCCAAATCTCCATCCAAGGCCACCAAATCCCCCAAGAAGGCTTAG
- the LOC106758581 gene encoding histone H2A, translated as MDGGGKIKKGAGGRKGGGPKKKPVTRSVRAGLQFPVGRIGRYLKKGRYAQRVGTGAPVYLAAVLEYLAAEVLELAGNAARDNKKNRIIPRHVLLAVRNDDELGKLLAGVTIAHGGVLPNINPVLLPKKTEKASKEPKSPSKASKSPKKA; from the exons ATGGACGGCGGTGGAAAGATTAAGAAGGGTGCCGGAGGAAGAAAGGGTGGTGGGCCAAAAAAGAAGCCGGTCACAAGGTCTGTGAGGGCTGGTCTCCAATTCCCTGTTGGTAGAATTGGCCGTTACTTGAAAAAAGGAAGATACGCTCAGCGTGTGGGAACCGGTGCTCCTGTTTATCTGGCTGCTGTTCTGGAATACCTAGCCGCTGAG GTTCTTGAATTGGCTGGAAATGCCGCACGGGACAACAAGAAGAACAGGATTATTCCCAGACATGTGCTTTTGGCTGTGAGGAACGACGATGAATTGGGGAAATTGCTTGCCGGAGTCACAATTGCTCACGGTGGTGTGCTGCCTAACATAAACCCTGTTTTGTTGCCTAAGAAGACCGAGAAGGCTTCTAAGGAACCAAAATCTCCTTCCAAGGCGAGCAAGTCTCCCAAAAAGGCTTAG
- the LOC106758568 gene encoding histone H2A: MDTGGKIKKGAGGRKGGGPKKKPVTRSVRAGLQFPVGRIGRYLKKGRYAQRVGTGAPVYLAAVLEYLAAEVLELAGNAARDNKKNRIIPRHVLLAVRNDEELGKLLAGVTIAHGGVLPNINPVLLPKKTEKASKEPKSPSKATKSPKKA, translated from the exons ATGGACACCGGTGGAAAGATCAAGAAGGGTGCCGGAGGAAGAAAGGGCGGTGGGCCAAAGAAGAAGCCGGTCACTAGGTCCGTCAGGGCTGGTCTCCAATTCCCCGTTGGAAGAATTGGGCGTTACTTGAAAAAGGGAAGATACGCTCAGCGTGTCGGAACCGGTGCTCCTGTTTATTTGGCTGCTGTTCTTGAATACCTAGCTGCTGAG GTGCTTGAATTGGCTGGAAATGCTGCTCGTGACAACAAGAAGAATAGGATTATTCCCAGACATGTGCTTTTGGCCGTGAGGAACGACGAGGAATTGGGGAAATTGCTTGCTGGAGTCACAATTGCTCACGGTGGTGTGCTGCCTAACATAAACCCTGTTTTGTTGCCTAAGAAGACTGAGAAGGCTTCCAAGGAACCAAAATCTCCATCCAAAGCCACTAAGTCTCCCAAGAAGGCTTAA
- the LOC106759314 gene encoding THO complex subunit 4A — translation MSAALDMTLDDIIKNNKKSASANTRGRGRASGPGPARRLPNRAANRAAPYATAKAPESAWQHDMYADQPAAAAFAGQGGRASSIETGTKLYISNLDYGVSNDDIKELFLEVGDLKRHTVHYDRSGRSKGTAEVVFSRRADAVAAVKRYHNVQLDGKPMKVEIVGTNIATHTAAPTVNGTFGNPGGPPRSGQGRNGPLGRPRGAPRGRGGSRRGRGRGRGRDEKVSAEDLDAELEKYHAEAMQLN, via the exons ATGTCTGCTGCTCTGGATATGACGCTCGACGATATTATCAAGAACAACAAGAAGTCTGCCTCCGCCAACACCAGGGGCCGAGGCCGAGCTTCGGGACCCGGACCTGCTCGCCGTCTACCCAACCGGGCCGCAAATCGCGCCGCGCCGTACGCCACCGCTAAG GCGCCGGAGTCTGCGTGGCAGCACGATATGTACGCCGATCAGCCAGCCGCCGCGGCTTTCGCAGGTCAAGGTGGTCGGGCGTCTTCCATCGAAACAGGGACGAAGCTTTACATATCTAATCTGGATTATGGCGTTTCTAATGACGATATTAAG GAGTTATTTCTTGAAGTTGGTGACCTGAAACGGCATACTGTTCACTACGATAGGAGTGGAAGATCCAAG GGTACGGCAGAAGTAGTCTTCTCTCGACGTGCTGATGCTGTAGCTGCGGTGAAGAGGTACCACAATGTTCAGCTAGACGGGAAACCAATGAAGGTAGAGATTGTGGGAACAAATATCGCCACACATACTGCAGCGCCCACTGTTAATGGGACTTTTGGAAATCCTGGTGGACCTCCCAGAAG TGGACAAGGGAGAAATGGGCCACTAGGAAGGCCGCGTGGTGCACCTAGAGGGCGAGGTGGCAGTCGGAGGGGTAGAGGACGTGGTAGAGGTCGTGATGAAAAGGTATCTGCTGAAGATCTCGATGCTGAGTTGGAGAAGTATCATGCTGAGGCTATGCAATTGAACTGA